The uncultured Umboniibacter sp. genome includes the window TGTGATTTCAATTCCCACCAACGCGATCCCAATGCCATCCCTGAAGACGAATATATCAACGCGCTAATTAAGGACATTGAGGCCGAGAAAAGCCTCCTTGGCAGGCTCTCATCCCATTCTGTTTTTTTTGGTGGCGGAACGCCCAGCCTGTTTTCTGCGAACGGCATTGCACGGATCTTATCAGCCTTAAATGACGCCTTCCCTTTTACCACGGATGCTGAGATTACACTGGAAGCGAACCCCGGCACGTTCGAGCAAGCAAAGTTCCGAGGCTATGCTCAAGCTGGAGTGAATCGTTTATCGCTGGGCATTCAATCCTTTGATGATGATAAACTCGCTGCGCTCGGTCGAATTCACGGCTCACTCGAGGCCAAGAGAGCGATTGGCTCGGCTCGAGAAGTGGGGTTCGATAATTTTAATATTGATATCATGCATGGTCTGCCGCAACAGAGTGTTGACGAAGCTCTCGCCGATTTAGCCTGTGCCGCCGAGTTCGCGCCTTCCCATCTATCGTGGTATCAGCTAACAATCGAGACGAATACCGCCTTCTATTCCAATCCGCCTGTGCTTCCAGATATTGACGCCTTAGACGATATTGAAGTAGCAGGCTTTGAGTTGCTGCAGTCCCATGGGTTTGAACAATATGAAGTCTCCGCTTGGGCCAGAGATGGTGCAGTCTCACGACACAACTTAAGCTACTGGAACTACGAAGATTACATTGGTTTGGGAGCTGGCGCTCACGGAAAATACAGCCAAGGTAATGCAGTGCGACGGCGACAGAAGACTCGTCGCCCTGAGGACTATATGACTCATCTTAAGGTTAAGGACTTCGAAGTACCGAGTGGAGATAAAGTCTTTGAGTTTTTCCTAAACCGCCTTCGGCTGTTCTCTCCAGTTACCCAGCTTCAGTTTGAACAAACGACCGGCACCGCCTTCGAAACCATCAGCGATAAACTTCGCCTACTCAAGGATCAAGGCCTGATTACCTTAAACCCCAAAGGCTTTGAGTTAACCTATCGCGGACAGCGATTTCTAAATCACGTGCAGTCTCAGTTCCTCCCGGAGAATGAATAGCACGAGTAGAATTAGGTATAAATATCTTTTTACAGGGGGTTGAAAAAGCCCTGCTCAACCCTCACATTTAAGCTAAATGAATTTGGGAGCTAAACTCCCTCTATTGGAGACTATTTCATGAGCGAGCACATTGTTAACGTCAGCGACGCATCATTTGAGAATGATGTACTAAATTCTTCAGCGCCAGTATTGGTCGACTACTGGGCAGAGTGGTGTGGCCCATGCAAGATGATTGCTCCCGTTCTGAACGACATTGCGGATGAATTTGTGGGCCGCGTAACGGTTGCGAAGGTAGATATTGAAGCAAATCCAGAGACGCCAGCGAAATTTGGCATCCGAGGCATTCCCACGCTAATGATTTTCAAAAACGGTGAGATCGCCGCAACGAAAGTAGGCGCAGTGTCTAAAGCGCAGCTAGCGCAATTCATCGAAGAAAATCTGTAACCGCTAAAGCCGACTCATTAAACGAGTCGGCTTTTTCCACTTGCAATCTAGCGGGTCAATGACTCAGTAGTCCGTTGATAATCACCGTCACATTAGAGTGTTATAAGATTTTTTCTCTTTAACCTTTCATATTTAGCGTTGCGTGTTTATACTGAGGTTCAGCATTAAGATTTAGCAGTGCTGTTAACCATCCCTTCGGGATCCCAAAACCACCTTTTTAACGCTTCCTTGTTTTCGACAGACCTGTCGATGTTAGCCGTTTCTAACAACTCAAAAAAAATAGTAAGCCTATGAATCTAACTGAAATGAAACAAAAGCCGATTGCCGAGCTTTTAGATATTGCCGCAGAAATGGGGCTCGATCATCTTGCTCGTTCTCGCAAGCAGGACATTATTTTCTCGATCCTGAAACGCCACGCAAAAGGTGGTGAAGACATCTACGGTGACGGTGTCTTGGAGATTCTCCAGGATGGCTTCGGCTTTCTTCGCTCAGCTGAAGGCTCGTACCTATCGGGGCCGGACGACATTTACGTCTCCCCTAGTCAGATTCGTCGATTTAATTTGCGAACTGGTGATGCCATTGCAGGCAAGATCCGCCCACCGAAAGATGGCGAGCGCTACTTCGCGCTGTTGAAAGTTGCTGAGATTAATTTCGATAAGCCGGAAAATTCTCGCAACAAAATTCTCTTTGAAAACCTGACTCCACTGTTCCCAGATGATCGTTTAAAACTCGAAGCGGGTAATGGCTCATCCGAGGACTTAACGGGTCGAATCATTGATCTCGTTAGCCCGATTGGTAAAGGCCAGCGTGGACTGATTGTTGCACCGCCGAAGGCGGGTAAGACCATCATGATGCAGAATATCGCGCAATCTATCATTCGCAATAACCCTGAAGCACACATCATGGTTCTGTTGATTGACGAGCGACCTGAAGAAGTAACTGAAATGCAGCGTTCCGTGCGCGGCGAGGTGATTGCCTCAACCTTCGATGAGCCACCAGCTCGTCACGTACAGGTAGCAGAAATGGTCATCGAGCGTGCCAAGCGCTTAGTTGAGCATAAAAAGGATGTCGTCATTCTCCTTGATTCAATCACTCGTTTAGCCCGAGCCTATAACACTATTGTTCCAAGCTCAGGTAAAGTCTTAACCGGTGGTGTTGATGCCCACGCACTTGAACGTCCAAAGCGTTTCTTCGGTGCAGCACGTAATATCGAGCACGGTGGATCATTAACCATTATTGCTACCGCATTGGTCGATACCGGCTCAAAGATGGACGAAGTTATTTTCGAGGAATTTAAAGGTACGGGTAACATGGAGCTTCACCTTGATCGTAAGATCGCCGAGAAGCGCGTCTACCCCGCTATCAACATTCGTCGTTCAGGCACTCGTCGTGAAGATCTTTTGATGAAGGAAGATGAACTCCAGCGCGTTTGGATTCTCCGCAAGCTACTCCACGATATGGAAGACCTTCCGGCCGCTGAATTCTTAATCAGCCGACTTAAAGACTTTAAGACCAATGATGAATTCTTCATGTCGATGAAGCGAAAATAGACATGAAACTTAACGGAGCCTAATGGCTCCGTTTTTTCATCTGCCAAACAATCCAATTAGCATCAACTCAACGTAGAAAAGCCATGTATAAAGACTTACGTGAATTCATCGATTATCTCGAATCCTGCGGCCAGCTTAAGCGCATTAGCCACCCCGTTGACCCCGTCTTAGAAATGACGGAGATCTGTGATCGAACCCTAAAGGCTAAAGGCCCTGCACTGCTATTTGAAAACCCAGTAGGCTATGATACTCCAGTGCTCGGAAATCTCTTTGGTACACCCCAACGTGTGGCAATGGGCATGGGTACTGACGACACTGCCAAACTCAGAGAGATTGGCGAGATCCTTGCGTACCTTCGCCAACCTGAACCCCCTAAGGGTTTTAAAGATCTCGTTGATAAGGCTCCGCTACTCAAAAAATTAATGAATATGGGCCCTAAGACAGTGCGCAAACCTGCCTGTCAGCAAGTGGTATTGGATGAAGTTGATCTAGATCTCCTGCCTATCCAAACCTGCTGGCCAGGCGACGCGGGACCGCTAGTGACTTGGCCGTTGGTCATCACTCGCGGACCGGAGAAAGAGCGCCAAAACCTGGGCATTTATCGCATGCAGAAGATCGGCAAGAACAAGCTGATCATGCGCTGGTTGGCTCACCGTGGCGGCGCACTGGATTACCAAGAGTTTCAGCGTATTAACCCAGGCAAGCCTTATCCGGTTGCGGTCGCACTGGGTGCCGATCCCGCAACGATACTGGGCGCCGTGACACCCGTTCCTGACTCGCTATCAGAGTACGCTTTCGCGGGCCTGCTTCGTAACTCCAAAACCGAAGTTGCGAAGGCACTACTCTCCGACCTGTCAGTTCCAGCGAGTGCTGAATTCGTCCTAGAGGGATTCTTGTATCCCGATGAAATGGCTGACGAGGGCCCCTTCGGCGACCACACTGGCTACTATAATGAGGTTGAGTCTTTCCCAGTGTTCACGGTTGAAAAGATTACCCACCGTAAAGACCCCATTTACCATAGTACCTACACCGGACGACCACCTGATGAGCCAGCCATCTTAGGGGTGGCACTCAACGAAGTCTTCGTGCCCTTATTCCAGAAACAGTTTCCCGAAGTCGTCGACTTTTACCTGCCTCCCGAAGGTTGCTCTTACCGTATGGCGGTGGTCAGTATCAAGAAAGGCTACGCTGGGCATGCGAAGCGAGTAATGCTAGGGGTGTGGAGCTACCTGCGTCAGTTCATGTACACCAAGTTCATTATCGTTGTGGATGATGATATTGATGCGCGTAACTGGGAGGATGTGGTGTGGGCCATGACCACTCGTATGGACCCGGCTAGAGATATGACCATCATTGAAAATACGCCAATCGATTATCTCGATTTTGCGTCACCGGTTTCGGGACTTGGTTCCAAGGTAGGCATGGATGCTACTAACAAGTGGCCGGGGGAGACCACGCGAGAGTGGGGTGAACCTATTGAAATGGACCAACAAGTGAAACAGCGCGTTGATGACATTTGGGCCGATTTAGGCATTGACGACTGAAACGATTAACGTTGAGCAAGCGCCACTAAAGCGCTTCGCTCAATTTCGGTCGCTCCGTTTTCATCCTTTAGCTTCCGCAGTACCGAGGCCAACTCTAGTGCCACAGTAGCGCTCATCGTCAGTGCTATGGCCCGCTGGTAGTAATCCTTCGCCTGCCCCCATAACTCAGCTGAGCAACTCAATCTAGCGAGCGCAATAAGTGCAGTTCGATCGGTTCGATCTAGTCCCTGTAGTTTCTTCAATTGCTTCATCGCATCACTGCCCTTAAGCTGCCCGTAGGACTCAATCATGACATCAGGAGACTGACTGCTTAAGAGCGGACGAAGTAGCTTCTCTGCATCGGCTTCGGCAGAGAGTCTCTTTAAGATGGAGGCATAGTGAGCGGCCAAGCCTGCATTGCGGCGATCTTGCTTGGTGAGTGAATCCCAGATAGCGGCCAAGGCGCTATTATCCGTGTGTCCTTTCTCAATATCGTTCATTGCTCTATCCAACTGTCCGGCCGCCGCAGCGAGACGAAAAGATTCGAGCTTAGTGGTATCAAAAACGCCGTACTTCTCCAGCTTGGGAAGCAATTGGTAAAGCGCTGAGAAATCCTTCAACTCCTCATAGGCGATAGCAAGTAATCGCAGAGCGGAGTTATTATTCGCATTCTCCAGGCGCTGCAAAATGGCGATACTCTGTTCCCAGTGACCTTGTTGCTGATAAATCTCTGCCTGCACCATGATAATGGCAGCCTGTGCAGTTCCATCCGCTAATTGGGCTTCTTCAAGTAATTCAAGGGCCCGATCATTCTCACCCAAATATTGCGAAGATCGGGCGGCTAGGAGGTAGTTCAGCATCGGGGAGTCAACATTGCCAACAGATGCTAGGAGCTGCTGTCGAGCTTTGCCAAAATCACCCATTAGATAGGCCAGAAAGCCTCGATTAGTTCTCCTCGTAGCACGCGTCTTAGTGCCCGCGAGTAGTTGCTTCCTAGCCCATCGACCCGGCATCCAAAGGATGGCGATCACTCGAACCAGTAGCAAAATACCGACCATGGCTAATAGCAGTATGCCAACAGCAGTGACCATTGACATCTGCACCATCAGCTCGCCGCGCGCCAGGGCGACATAGCCGGGATCTTCCAATGCCCACATTGCTAACAGCGTGCCAGAAATACCGGCTATCATTAGCCAGATAATGAGTCGCTTCACGGTGATTGCTCCTCCGTGTCTTGTTGCGCGCCAAGACGGAAGCGCTGTAACGCCTCCTCGGCCGCTCCAATATCAAGCTGACTAATAGAAATAGCTTGCTGTCGCAACGCTAATAGCTCGGTACTGAATGCTCGGCGCTCCGGACTATCAGAGAAATGAAGTTGCAGCCAACTATCAGCACGTTCGAGATTTGCTCTCCAAAGCGACTCATTTTGCTGTAGCAGAGCTAATAAAGATTCCTCTAGCATCAGTTCAAGATTTCGACTCACGAAATAGCGTTCTTCGGGAGCCAGTATCGGGGAGACCGATCGATCAAACTCACGGATATCCACCAGCGCAATAATGCGATCGAAGGTACTTATATCGGCTGATAGCTCAGGCTCTGATTGCTCGGCAACTAGAATCTCAGGCTTCAGCTCCAAGTACTCAATCACACTCGAGAGCGCGCGCACCCTAGCAAACACACCCGCCGTATCTATTTCCGCTGCCGCATTCACCGCCATAAGATCACGCGCCAAAGCTGCTCGCACAGGCTGTAGGTCGAGGTTGTTAATTTCTTGAAGCTGTCGATCAGCCGAACCCAGGAGGGCTCTTGCGCCCTGGACGTCGTTGCTAAGCAAAATGCGCTCTCGTGCCATCCGTAACAGAAATTCAAGTTCCTCTAGCTGCCACACCAAACGATCTGCACTACTGACACCCTTGAGGTCAGACTCAACCCGATTGATTTGCTCTTGCAGTACCGTTAAGTCGTCTAGTGCTCGCTCTAATTGCGTCTGTCGGTCAGCGAGAATATCGAGCGTCTTTTCCGCGCCGTCAAGTTGGGAACGAAGTACCTCATTCGAAGCTTCTACCTGATGGATTTCAGCGGTGATGGCTTGGTGCTCGACAAAACGCTCTTGCCAAACCCAGAATACAAATAGTGCAACGATAATAATCATGAGCAAGTTAAAGCGGGCAAGTAATGAGCCGCGCGAAGTCGCCTTTGCTTCCTTAGCGGGCTTCTGCTGCTTCGCCTCAACCGCTTTCTTTTGCGGCTCCTCGGCTTGAACTTTTTCAGCGGTTAGTTTATCCGACATTCCCTTACCCCTTCGCACCACACCAGGCGGTGACTAGATCTTTTTCTGCAGCCGAAACTGCCTCGATTACACTGCAAAAGCCCAACGACAACGCCATTAAGGCTGCCCGTTCACCCGGGACCACTAAAGTGGGAGCCTGTGCTATCTTGCCATCAAATAGCGTAGCGAGCTCTCTCAAAGCCTGGGTACTTGATACAAAGATACCATCCAATGACGAATTAATCAGCCGCTGTATCGCAGCTTCGCCTGCTCGGCTTTGCCGTTGGTAGCGCTCCAAATACTCCACCCTAGCTCCGCGCGCTTCTAATGCCTCACGAAGCAACTCTCTGCCGCCCTCTCCGCGAACGATTAACCAACGCTGATCTAACACATCCTGCAGCGCCTCCTGAGCAAGCAAGCCTTCGGTAGTGGCTGGATTAGCAGTTAAGACATCGTGGCCGGCGGCGCTAATCAGTGCCGCGGAGCCTTTGCCCATTGCGCACCAGTGCTGGCGAGTGGGCCACTGTGGCCAAAACTGCTCAAAATGCGGCAACGCTAACTGAATAGCAGTTTGACTAACAAAAACGACTCCTGCGTACTCGTCCAAAGACATGACCTGAGTACGCCCCTCTGGGCTAAGCGGAAGCTCGGTGATGGCGAAAAGCGGCTCATGGAACCAATCGACCTCAACGCCGCTCAATGTGGACTCGGCAAAGTCTACGAGCTTAGTGTTCCAAAGGCGCGGCCGTTTAGTCACCATAGACTGCCGCCAAGAGTTCACCGGCGCCTTGTTCCAGTAGCGCCTCAGCAACCTGAATGCCTAGCGCTTCTGGATCCGTTCCTCGGCCCTCGGCACGAAGCAGTGTGCTGCCGTCAAGGCTGCCGACTCTGCCACGCAGCCAAATCTGATCACCTTCCCAGATGGCATAACAGGCAATGGGAACTTGGCAACCACCCTCAAGATGACGATTAAGCGAACGCTCAGCCAAGACACAGGGAGCGGTGACAGCGCAATTTAAGACGCTGAGATAGCTCCTAGTCTGTTGATCATTACTGCGCAATTCAATACCGACGGCACCTTGCCCTCCAGCAGGAAGGCTCAATTCAATATCAATGTGTTCGGCAATTCGATTATCGAACCCCAAGCGTTTAAGGCCTGCGGCAGCAAGAATGATGGCATCAAATTGACCGTCGTCCAGCTTCGCCAACCTGGTATTCACATTCCCTCGCAGGTCCTTAATCACCAAATCAGGGCGAGCGAACTTCAACTGACAGCTACGGCGAAGTGAGCTGGTGCCTACCACCGCTCCTTCTGGCAGTTCATTGAGGGATTGGTAGGTATTCGAAACAAAGGCGTCGCGGGGGTCTTCACGCTCACAGATTACTCCCAGTTCTAGGCCACCTGGAAAGTGCATGGGTACGTCTTTCATAGAGTGAACCGCAATGTCGGCGCGTTGCTCCAACATCGCAACCTCGAGCTCTTTCACAAAGAGGCCTTTTCCACCAATTTTGGCAAGCGGGGTATCAAGGATTTGATCAC containing:
- the hemW gene encoding radical SAM family heme chaperone HemW, whose translation is MASPSRAIYVHLPWCVRKCPYCDFNSHQRDPNAIPEDEYINALIKDIEAEKSLLGRLSSHSVFFGGGTPSLFSANGIARILSALNDAFPFTTDAEITLEANPGTFEQAKFRGYAQAGVNRLSLGIQSFDDDKLAALGRIHGSLEAKRAIGSAREVGFDNFNIDIMHGLPQQSVDEALADLACAAEFAPSHLSWYQLTIETNTAFYSNPPVLPDIDALDDIEVAGFELLQSHGFEQYEVSAWARDGAVSRHNLSYWNYEDYIGLGAGAHGKYSQGNAVRRRQKTRRPEDYMTHLKVKDFEVPSGDKVFEFFLNRLRLFSPVTQLQFEQTTGTAFETISDKLRLLKDQGLITLNPKGFELTYRGQRFLNHVQSQFLPENE
- the trxA gene encoding thioredoxin TrxA → MSEHIVNVSDASFENDVLNSSAPVLVDYWAEWCGPCKMIAPVLNDIADEFVGRVTVAKVDIEANPETPAKFGIRGIPTLMIFKNGEIAATKVGAVSKAQLAQFIEENL
- the rho gene encoding transcription termination factor Rho, translating into MNLTEMKQKPIAELLDIAAEMGLDHLARSRKQDIIFSILKRHAKGGEDIYGDGVLEILQDGFGFLRSAEGSYLSGPDDIYVSPSQIRRFNLRTGDAIAGKIRPPKDGERYFALLKVAEINFDKPENSRNKILFENLTPLFPDDRLKLEAGNGSSEDLTGRIIDLVSPIGKGQRGLIVAPPKAGKTIMMQNIAQSIIRNNPEAHIMVLLIDERPEEVTEMQRSVRGEVIASTFDEPPARHVQVAEMVIERAKRLVEHKKDVVILLDSITRLARAYNTIVPSSGKVLTGGVDAHALERPKRFFGAARNIEHGGSLTIIATALVDTGSKMDEVIFEEFKGTGNMELHLDRKIAEKRVYPAINIRRSGTRREDLLMKEDELQRVWILRKLLHDMEDLPAAEFLISRLKDFKTNDEFFMSMKRK
- the ubiD gene encoding 4-hydroxy-3-polyprenylbenzoate decarboxylase, whose product is MYKDLREFIDYLESCGQLKRISHPVDPVLEMTEICDRTLKAKGPALLFENPVGYDTPVLGNLFGTPQRVAMGMGTDDTAKLREIGEILAYLRQPEPPKGFKDLVDKAPLLKKLMNMGPKTVRKPACQQVVLDEVDLDLLPIQTCWPGDAGPLVTWPLVITRGPEKERQNLGIYRMQKIGKNKLIMRWLAHRGGALDYQEFQRINPGKPYPVAVALGADPATILGAVTPVPDSLSEYAFAGLLRNSKTEVAKALLSDLSVPASAEFVLEGFLYPDEMADEGPFGDHTGYYNEVESFPVFTVEKITHRKDPIYHSTYTGRPPDEPAILGVALNEVFVPLFQKQFPEVVDFYLPPEGCSYRMAVVSIKKGYAGHAKRVMLGVWSYLRQFMYTKFIIVVDDDIDARNWEDVVWAMTTRMDPARDMTIIENTPIDYLDFASPVSGLGSKVGMDATNKWPGETTREWGEPIEMDQQVKQRVDDIWADLGIDD
- a CDS encoding heme biosynthesis HemY N-terminal domain-containing protein — encoded protein: MKRLIIWLMIAGISGTLLAMWALEDPGYVALARGELMVQMSMVTAVGILLLAMVGILLLVRVIAILWMPGRWARKQLLAGTKTRATRRTNRGFLAYLMGDFGKARQQLLASVGNVDSPMLNYLLAARSSQYLGENDRALELLEEAQLADGTAQAAIIMVQAEIYQQQGHWEQSIAILQRLENANNNSALRLLAIAYEELKDFSALYQLLPKLEKYGVFDTTKLESFRLAAAAGQLDRAMNDIEKGHTDNSALAAIWDSLTKQDRRNAGLAAHYASILKRLSAEADAEKLLRPLLSSQSPDVMIESYGQLKGSDAMKQLKKLQGLDRTDRTALIALARLSCSAELWGQAKDYYQRAIALTMSATVALELASVLRKLKDENGATEIERSALVALAQR
- a CDS encoding uroporphyrinogen-III C-methyltransferase; protein product: MSDKLTAEKVQAEEPQKKAVEAKQQKPAKEAKATSRGSLLARFNLLMIIIVALFVFWVWQERFVEHQAITAEIHQVEASNEVLRSQLDGAEKTLDILADRQTQLERALDDLTVLQEQINRVESDLKGVSSADRLVWQLEELEFLLRMARERILLSNDVQGARALLGSADRQLQEINNLDLQPVRAALARDLMAVNAAAEIDTAGVFARVRALSSVIEYLELKPEILVAEQSEPELSADISTFDRIIALVDIREFDRSVSPILAPEERYFVSRNLELMLEESLLALLQQNESLWRANLERADSWLQLHFSDSPERRAFSTELLALRQQAISISQLDIGAAEEALQRFRLGAQQDTEEQSP
- a CDS encoding uroporphyrinogen-III synthase: MVTKRPRLWNTKLVDFAESTLSGVEVDWFHEPLFAITELPLSPEGRTQVMSLDEYAGVVFVSQTAIQLALPHFEQFWPQWPTRQHWCAMGKGSAALISAAGHDVLTANPATTEGLLAQEALQDVLDQRWLIVRGEGGRELLREALEARGARVEYLERYQRQSRAGEAAIQRLINSSLDGIFVSSTQALRELATLFDGKIAQAPTLVVPGERAALMALSLGFCSVIEAVSAAEKDLVTAWCGAKG
- the hemC gene encoding hydroxymethylbilane synthase, whose translation is MPNHAIVIATRESALALWQANYVQDALLTAYSDLSVELLGMTTKGDQILDTPLAKIGGKGLFVKELEVAMLEQRADIAVHSMKDVPMHFPGGLELGVICEREDPRDAFVSNTYQSLNELPEGAVVGTSSLRRSCQLKFARPDLVIKDLRGNVNTRLAKLDDGQFDAIILAAAGLKRLGFDNRIAEHIDIELSLPAGGQGAVGIELRSNDQQTRSYLSVLNCAVTAPCVLAERSLNRHLEGGCQVPIACYAIWEGDQIWLRGRVGSLDGSTLLRAEGRGTDPEALGIQVAEALLEQGAGELLAAVYGD